A part of Aegilops tauschii subsp. strangulata cultivar AL8/78 chromosome 2, Aet v6.0, whole genome shotgun sequence genomic DNA contains:
- the LOC109744757 gene encoding immune-associated nucleotide-binding protein 9: MGGSNYDDDWVLPSADITLVLVGKLGYGKSATGNSILGREAFVSEYSHASVTNTCQMGSTMLTDGRTINVIDTPGLFDMTVTPEDAGKEIVKCMNMAKDGIHAVLMVFSATSRFSREDSSTIETIKVFFGEKIVDHLVLVFTYGDLVGENLLKNMLSNAPEYLQKVVQLCKNRVVLFDNKTKDPRIRTKQLETLLDVVDSVSANNGGNPFTDQMLTRLKEVHDREKEVHDALGYSEDQISELKKEIHRTRDEQLANITAMVEEKLNITVEKLQVQLMEEQNARLEAERVAAEARLKSDEEIRKLKERLEKAQEENEEFRRLAATNKCAIL; encoded by the exons ATGGGTGGAAGCAACTATGATGATGACTGGGTGTTGCCCAGTGCTGACATCACTCTTGTTCTTGTTGGAAAACTTGGCTATGGCAAGAGTGCAACTGGCAATAGTATACTTGGACGGGAAGCATTTGTATCAGAATACTCTCATGCCAGTGTGACAAACACTTGTCAGATGGGAAGCACCATGCTGACGGATGGCCGCACCATCAATGTTATTGATACACCAG GATTATTTGACATGACCGTAACCCCTGAGGATGCTGGCAAAGAAATTGTGAAGTGCATGAACATGGCTAAAGATGGGATACATGCTGTGTTGATGGTTTTTTCTGCTACATCTCGATTTTCTCGAGAAGATTCTAGTACAATTGAGACTATCAAAGTGTTTTTTGGAGAGAAAATTGTTGATCACTTGGTCTTAGTTTTCACTTATGGAGATTTAGTTGGTGAAAATTTATTGAAGAACATGTTAAGTAATGCCCCAGAGTATCTGCAG AAAGTTGTTCAGCTATGCAAAAATAGAGTGGTTCTTTTTGATAACAAGACCAAGGACCCTCGGATTCGGACTAAGCAGCTCGAAACGTTGCTTGATGTGGTTGATTCTGTTAGTGCAAATAATGGAGGAAACCCATTTACAGATCAAATGCTCACTCGCCTTAAG GAGGTGCATGATAGAGAGAAGGAGGTTCATGATGCTCTGGGGTATTCAGAGGACCAAATATCTGAATTGAAGAAGGAGATCCACAGAACTCGGGATGAACAGCTTGCAAACATTACTGCCATG GTGGAGGAAAAGCTGAATATCACGGTGGAGAAGCTGCAAGTCCAACTCATGGAAGAACAGAATGCAAGGCTGGAAGCAGAGAGGGTGGCGGCGGAGGCCAGGCTGAAATCCGACGAGGAGATCCGCAAGCTCAAGGAGAGGCTCGAGAAGGCTCAGGAGGAGAACGAGGAGTTCCGGAGGCTGGCGGCGACGAACAAGTGCGCCATTCTGTAA
- the LOC109744761 gene encoding uncharacterized protein At4g17910 isoform X2, protein MYNIRRDSVKKNDDALADHKDGVYYFSALVIDCLTVVLPILLIFTILAEWAYICAISLVVVISIYILLKRSQSHLKAQQHLPSLRADISSYRVSVVLVTCLSILAVDFKIFPRRYAKAETYGSGIMDLGVGSFVVANALVSRQARNITSMRWKAALRSISPLGFLGFARLISTSGVDYQVHVGEYGVHWNFFFTLAAVSILTSIIRIHPKYCGIVGMLVLAGYQVWLNFGLNEYLTSDERSADIIGQNKEGVYSIFGYWGMYLIGVSLGYFLFHNLSSKGKTRSTQVVKVWVLAASFWILAIILDSYVERVSRRMCNFAYVMLVFGQNFQVISILTLAGSISHDKNLVLEEAFNQNMLGVFIVANILTGLVNLSVDTLSASPLAAFMILVAYTFTLCMLAGLAQFSGVRIKFW, encoded by the exons ATGT ATAATATTAGGAGGGATTcagtgaagaaaaatgatgatgcTCTTGCTGATCATAAAGATGGAGTGTATTACTTTTCAGCGTTGGTTATAGATTGTCTCACTGTTGTATTGCCTATACTTCTGATTTTCACG ATCTTAGCTGAGTGGGCTTATATTTGTGCAATTTCTCTTGTAGTTGTGATATCTATCTACATCTTGCTTAAAAG GTCTCAGTCTCATCTCAAGGCTCAACAACATCTGCCTTCTCTTAGGGCAGACATATCTTCTTACCGAGTGTCAGTG GTTTTAGTGACATGCTTGTCCATATTGGCAGTGGATTTCAAAATCTTTCCTAGACGGTATGCAAAGGCTGAAACATATGGTAGTGGCATT ATGGATCTCGGAGTAGGGTCTTTTGTAGTGGCTAACGCACTGGTGTCTAGACAAGCACGAAACATAACCTCAAT GAGATGGAAGGCAGCACTGAGGTCCATAAGTCCTCTAGGATTTCTTGGCTTTGCTCGTCTTATCTCTACATCAGGTGTTGATTATCAG GTGCATGTAGGAGAATATGGTGTCCATTGGAACTTCTTTTTCACCCTTGCAGCAGTTTCTATCCTTACATCCATTATCAGGATTCATCCTAAATATTGCGGGATAGTTGGTATGCTTGTTCTTGCAG GATACCAGGTGTGGCTAAATTTTGGGTTGAATGAGTATCTCACATCTGATGAGAGAAGTGCTGATATCATTGGCCAGAATAAGGAAGGCGTGTATAGCATATTTG GATACTGGGGTATGTACCTGATTGGTGTATCTCTGGGTTACTTTTTGTTTCATAACCTTAGTTCAAAAGGAAAGACCAGGAGCACTCAAGTGGTAAAAGTCTGGGTTCTCGCGGCATCATTTTG GATTTTGGCGATCATTCTTGACAGCTATGTTGAAAGAGTTTCTCGACGAATG TGTAACTTCGCCTATGTTATGCTTGTGTTTGGCCAGAATTTTCAg GTTATATCTATTCTCACACTAGCGGGGTCCATTTCACATGACAAGAATTTGGTTCTTGAGGAAGCATTCAATCAAAATATGCTTGGGGTATTCATTGTG GCAAATATCCTAACTGGTCTAGTAAATCTCTCAGTTGACACGCTTTCGGCCTCTCCCCTCGCTGCCTTCATGATTTTGGTAGCGTACACCTTTACTTTGTGCATGCTTGCTGGTCTTGCTCAGTTTTCTGGTGTTAGGATAAAATTTTGGTGA
- the LOC109744761 gene encoding uncharacterized protein At4g17910 isoform X1 → MEGLLDRPLNPNKLLKEQFVSNLTGSSLLEIAALSTIVPVVVVLRKWSSRDNIRRDSVKKNDDALADHKDGVYYFSALVIDCLTVVLPILLIFTILAEWAYICAISLVVVISIYILLKRSQSHLKAQQHLPSLRADISSYRVSVVLVTCLSILAVDFKIFPRRYAKAETYGSGIMDLGVGSFVVANALVSRQARNITSMRWKAALRSISPLGFLGFARLISTSGVDYQVHVGEYGVHWNFFFTLAAVSILTSIIRIHPKYCGIVGMLVLAGYQVWLNFGLNEYLTSDERSADIIGQNKEGVYSIFGYWGMYLIGVSLGYFLFHNLSSKGKTRSTQVVKVWVLAASFWILAIILDSYVERVSRRMCNFAYVMLVFGQNFQVISILTLAGSISHDKNLVLEEAFNQNMLGVFIVANILTGLVNLSVDTLSASPLAAFMILVAYTFTLCMLAGLAQFSGVRIKFW, encoded by the exons ATGGAGGGTCTCCTCGACAGGCCCCTGAACCCGAACAAGCTTCTTAAGGAGCA ATTCGTGAGCAACCTGACGGGTTCATCCCTTCTGGAGATCGCGGCGCTCTCCACTATCGTGCCG GTAGTGGTGGTTTTAAGGAAATGGAGCAGCAGAG ATAATATTAGGAGGGATTcagtgaagaaaaatgatgatgcTCTTGCTGATCATAAAGATGGAGTGTATTACTTTTCAGCGTTGGTTATAGATTGTCTCACTGTTGTATTGCCTATACTTCTGATTTTCACG ATCTTAGCTGAGTGGGCTTATATTTGTGCAATTTCTCTTGTAGTTGTGATATCTATCTACATCTTGCTTAAAAG GTCTCAGTCTCATCTCAAGGCTCAACAACATCTGCCTTCTCTTAGGGCAGACATATCTTCTTACCGAGTGTCAGTG GTTTTAGTGACATGCTTGTCCATATTGGCAGTGGATTTCAAAATCTTTCCTAGACGGTATGCAAAGGCTGAAACATATGGTAGTGGCATT ATGGATCTCGGAGTAGGGTCTTTTGTAGTGGCTAACGCACTGGTGTCTAGACAAGCACGAAACATAACCTCAAT GAGATGGAAGGCAGCACTGAGGTCCATAAGTCCTCTAGGATTTCTTGGCTTTGCTCGTCTTATCTCTACATCAGGTGTTGATTATCAG GTGCATGTAGGAGAATATGGTGTCCATTGGAACTTCTTTTTCACCCTTGCAGCAGTTTCTATCCTTACATCCATTATCAGGATTCATCCTAAATATTGCGGGATAGTTGGTATGCTTGTTCTTGCAG GATACCAGGTGTGGCTAAATTTTGGGTTGAATGAGTATCTCACATCTGATGAGAGAAGTGCTGATATCATTGGCCAGAATAAGGAAGGCGTGTATAGCATATTTG GATACTGGGGTATGTACCTGATTGGTGTATCTCTGGGTTACTTTTTGTTTCATAACCTTAGTTCAAAAGGAAAGACCAGGAGCACTCAAGTGGTAAAAGTCTGGGTTCTCGCGGCATCATTTTG GATTTTGGCGATCATTCTTGACAGCTATGTTGAAAGAGTTTCTCGACGAATG TGTAACTTCGCCTATGTTATGCTTGTGTTTGGCCAGAATTTTCAg GTTATATCTATTCTCACACTAGCGGGGTCCATTTCACATGACAAGAATTTGGTTCTTGAGGAAGCATTCAATCAAAATATGCTTGGGGTATTCATTGTG GCAAATATCCTAACTGGTCTAGTAAATCTCTCAGTTGACACGCTTTCGGCCTCTCCCCTCGCTGCCTTCATGATTTTGGTAGCGTACACCTTTACTTTGTGCATGCTTGCTGGTCTTGCTCAGTTTTCTGGTGTTAGGATAAAATTTTGGTGA